GATCTCGAAACGGATGCTTCGACCTTTATCTCTGATGTATCCGCTTCGTTAAAAATGTAATCGTCTGTGTTGAAGCAGGACTGGAGCAGGTAGGCAATTGCTGCAACGGCGAATGATTTTATGAATTTCATTTTGCCTCCAGCGTGTCGACGACGTAAAATTTTTTGTAGGCTAGCGTATCCGAATCGTTATAGAGATCTCTGACGATTATGCGGAATATGTGCTCGCCTGGTTTGAAGCCGGATTGCTTGACTTGCTGGAGCGTTCCGACTTCGTATGGCTTTCCATCAATTTCAAGAGTATGGAAAAGTGTATCGCCGTTGGAATAGTCCATGTCGAAGCTATACCATTCAAAAAGAAATGCCGATTCTTTTGTGCCGTAGAGTGTGTCGCCGTCAGCAGGGATGGTTGAATCCGAAAGAACCGGAGCTGTGTTGATGATAATCGTGAAATCAAACACGAGTTTGTTGTCGTCGCCGTCGGTTACGATAAGCTTGTTGGGGATGTTCTTGTCTGAGCGGGTGGGGTAAAATGAATATTGCTGGCCTCGTTTGAGGAGTTCTTTTTGACCATCGGTTTCATAAAACCATTCGTAGGTCATTTCATCTTCAATTTTTTTTGGCGTGATGGATGCTGTAATCGTTGCCGTATCTGATGGGTTCACCTTGAGCGTTGTCGAGTAGTCGTTATGGCTTTGCTTGACCATGACGATGATGGATTCTACAGGGCGTATGTCTTTGGGATAGTCCGGTGCATCAAGACACCCGACAAGAAATAGGCCTAAAAAGGTGAAGACTATAAAAAACGGTAAAATGGAACGATTGAACAAATTCATTTGGTATAAATCTAACTATATTCGTGAACATGAGTGCGCAAAATTTTGAATATAAAAACGCAATGGAGCGTTTAGAGGAAATTCTCTCGAAAATCGACAATTCCGAGATGGAAATTGATGAACTTGCTGTAGAGGTTCAAGAGGCTACGCAGCTTTTGCGCAAATGCCGCCAGATTTTGATTGCGACTGAAAAGAACGTTCAGGACGCCCTTGCTGAATTGGATGGTTGATGAATACCGAAAATTTTGA
The DNA window shown above is from Fibrobacter sp. UWB16 and carries:
- the xseB gene encoding exodeoxyribonuclease VII small subunit; translated protein: MERLEEILSKIDNSEMEIDELAVEVQEATQLLRKCRQILIATEKNVQDALAELDG